ACGCCAATAATGTACAAAAAATATCATGGCCATGACAACCAATTTGAGAAAAAATACTTGATTTTTATGGGCATAGAGAGCATAAATTAGGTTGTCTAAATCATCTCTACTCTTAATTACCGTTCATATTTTTCCATAACCTTATTAAACCCAATTTCTTTCTTTAATCAACTTTTAGAACTTGCAATGGTCTAATAATCTTTGAAACGAGTTATACAAAATATCAATTACACGCTTACACTGATTGCTCGAAGCAAGAAACGTACTAATACAGTAGAAGAAGAATTTGTATATTATTTGAATCTATTCAGGTTATCAACAGCTTTTGGTTGATTGGCATCGAGAATTTAATCTGACAAAATTGGATGTTTGTCAATAAATATCTGTTGATACTGTTTATCCCAACTTTTAAAATGAATAGTTTTTTGCCATTTGGCATGGTTACACTCATTTTGTAAAAATCAATAAAATAATAACTTAAATCTGGATTAACCAATACTGCTTTTTGCTCATTATGCTGAGTCGGCATGTATTTACTGACTACTCTCAATCGATTTGAATCCTGAATATCAAGTAGTGACTTGCCATTAATATTCTCATGGGGCTTCATATCAATAATATCAAGAATAGTTAGCACAATATCTGCTTGTGAGATTGGCCTATTTGTGTTCATTTTAAGCTGTGAGTAATATCCTAGTGGTGGTGAAATTAATAACGGATTATGAATGGTGTTTTTATTAAAACCTTGATTAAACATACCAGATTTTCTGCCTAGACCTTGCCTTGGGCCGTGGTCTGCTGAATAAAACACCCAACTGCTGGGATATTGCTTGCGCATATGATTGATTAAAGTCGCAATATAGTCATCAGTTTTAACAACCGTATTATCATAAGCGTTCATTGAATTTTCATCCCCTTCTGATAAGAACTTCTTATGCTGTTTGGTTGAATGTATTGAATAAGGATAATGCGAACCATCCATTTGCAATACTAATAAAAAACGGCTTGGTTTGCTGTTTTATATAAGGCAAAGCAACTTCTTTTAGCACACGCATATCATCTGCACCTTTATGGACAGAGGTATTTTTGTTCATACTAACACCGTCCCAAAAATAATCCACATCATTATCAACAAGTAATTCTTTAATATGACCCCAGCTGGTGTCTTGCGCACTGATAAAAGCAGTATTGTAACCACGAGCCTTGGCATAATTAAATATTGATGGTGTTTGGTAAAATTTACCCAATGGATCTATACCTTCCATGCCAACCAACATATAAGGAACACTTAAACGAGTATGGGTACTAATACTCAGTGCATTGTCGTAAGCAATAAGTTGTTTATTTTGTTGCAGTTTTGGTGTAGTGTCACGCACGTAACCATAAACACCCATATGTGACAATACTAGAGACTCGCCAACAATGTAAACAAT
This Abyssogena phaseoliformis symbiont OG214 DNA region includes the following protein-coding sequences:
- a CDS encoding sulfatase-like hydrolase/transferase, which gives rise to MSNFQHSAMAFYSILLQITKEQALEFKYDKAFVVKSQLPAHDLPNIVYIVGESLVLSHMGVYGYVRDTTPKLQQNKQLIAYDNALSISTHTRLSVPYMLVGMEGIDPLGKFYQTPSIFNYAKARGYNTAFISAQDTSWGHIKELLVDNDVDYFWDGVSMNKNTSVHKGADDMRVLKEVALPYIKQQTKPFFISIANGWFALSLFNTFNQTA
- a CDS encoding sulfatase-like hydrolase/transferase, encoding MDGSHYPYSIHSTKQHKKFLSEGDENSMNAYDNTVVKTDDYIATLINHMRKQYPSSWVFYSADHGPRQGLGRKSGMFNQGFNKNTIHNPLLISPPLGYYSQLKMNTNRPISQADIVLTILDIIDMKPHENINGKSLLDIQDSNRLRVVSKYMPTQHNEQKAVLVNPDLSYYFIDFYKMSVTMPNGKKLFILKVGINSINRYLLTNIQFCQIKFSMPINQKLLIT